A window of Exiguobacterium sp. FSL W8-0210 genomic DNA:
AGTCGCCACTGGCGGCTTTCTTCATACATAAGGGGGATGACCGTGGATAAACGGGGTATGAGTGCGACATTCGTCGCCTACGTGATTGGTGGACTGTTGCCGATCTACAAAGTATTTGCTGCTGGTATTCCAGCATGGACGGTCGTTTCAATTCGGATATTGAGTGCGTTCATCTTCGTGACGTTGTTACTACGCCTGACGAAGAAATTCCAATTCGTTCGTCAATTATGGCAAAACAAACGCCAGCGCTATACCGTGCTTGCGGCAGGGCTCGTATTAGGTGGGAACTGGTCGCTCTATCTGTATGCCATCGGGGAAGGCTATATCGTTGAGTCGTCACTCGGGTATTACATCAATCCGCTCGTCAGCGTCTTGTTCGGCCTGATCTTTTTTAAAGAACGATTGACGCGTCCGCAAGTGATCGCGATTTTATCAGCAATCACCGGTGTGATGATTTTAACGCTCGGTTATGGTCAATTTCCGATCATCGCCTTCTCACTTGCCGTTTCGTTCGCGTTTTACGGTGTACTAAAGAAAAAGGCAGCAGCCGAACCATTATCCGGATTATTTTTAGAGACACTCGTCACGCTTCCGTTCGCTCTCTTGACGCTTGGTGTGACAGATAGTCAACCGCTTGCGATGCCGACGAGTGCATTGATTGCGATC
This region includes:
- the rarD gene encoding EamA family transporter RarD yields the protein MTVDKRGMSATFVAYVIGGLLPIYKVFAAGIPAWTVVSIRILSAFIFVTLLLRLTKKFQFVRQLWQNKRQRYTVLAAGLVLGGNWSLYLYAIGEGYIVESSLGYYINPLVSVLFGLIFFKERLTRPQVIAILSAITGVMILTLGYGQFPIIAFSLAVSFAFYGVLKKKAAAEPLSGLFLETLVTLPFALLTLGVTDSQPLAMPTSALIAIIMLGIATAVQLMLFGYGMPKIPFVYVGILQYIAPTLTLLLGIYLFNDVFTTIHFIAFLFIWIAVALFTISGLSAGKMRMKKVS